The DNA window AGAGACTCCCTCAACAATAGATTTAAAGAAGAGGCTAATTTAGATCACTTTTCTTTTGTCCTTTGACCTAGGTGCTAACATTAACATGCTACCACGTCTCTGCAGTGATGCTGATGTTTAGTGTTAACATGCAGAGTCAGTGATAACAATGGTGGACTAATTTTGACACGTTTGGATGGTTACATCGTGATTAATTGAGGTGGAATTTAATCAATTCCTTTATATTTGGTTCAAGAAAACAGAAAGCACCACCGTCACCGTTGATTTTGTGGCTTTTGATGTAAAAGTACTATAATAATAagtgtaaatattaaaacactatTAATATATGATAATTATCTGCTTCCATGAGTTCCATGAATGCATTGACATTTTTGCACAGTAAACAGGAAGAGGTTTGCACAGCTCCTCTATAGGTGACCCAGAACTTTGGCGAGTCAACATGAGCTACAGCCACTGTTGTTAGTGTTCCCGTCCCCGACACCCGAGGGCCTTGGCCATAACAATTTGGCTGACAGCCTCTGTACACAAAACAGGAATTGATGCATTTATTTTCCTCAGTCGCAGTGTGACAAAACATATTTCCCAAGTCATCCGTATTGTGCACATTATGCACGGAGGTGGACAGAATATACGGCCCCTCCTCGTTTCGTTcaacatcctccctctctcctctgcagcagtcCACTCATTCAGACCCCACTGACAAGCTACATCTGCAGCTGCCGGGGCTGGCAGCATATCTGTGTTGAATTAGAGAGTAACATCACCCTCAAACAGTCCTGCAGCAGATTTACCCCAACTTCTACCCTGGAGCCTTTAGAGCGGCAGACAAaaagtttctctctctttctgtcttgtttCCTTCTCCCCTTCATTAGAACAGGGTGCTCACATGCATTAGTAAATAGATTCCCTTGGCCCGGAGCTTTTTAATGTTCCAGTGGGCTCAGAAGCCTCTTGGAAAATATGGAGGTCTTGAAAAGCTCCTATTTTTGACATCCTTGTGAATTTGCTTACATAACCCAAATTCGggcttgatttattttgttaaacatTGTCTGAGCAGTCACACAAATGAGCAGTCACATGTTGCTTTGAACTCTTGTGactttgttttccttgtgtatCTGGGCTttacacacacatcagagaCCTCACATGTTGCCCATCTCCTTCGCCGAGACCTCCCAAGATGGTGCAGAATGGCGCACGGTGATCTTAAGCAACTCACCTCgattagaaaataaatctggAGAGCTTGAGAGCGAGAACAGAAGACGGGGCGCTCTGATTTTCTcctaaacaaaaacatacttaTTTAAAAATCCATTTCTTCTCGGATTTTCTTTCTGTGCCCCTCTGGTGATAAGTCTATTACAGGCTTCTGCAAACAAAGATAACTACTATCTTAGGAAGAGGTACTCAACGCACTAGTTTGAGAGCAATATCGAATGGTGGAGTATAATTACGccaaataaagaagaaatgtgaaaaaatagtGGAATGCAAAAACCACcagtgttttattcattctttgGTGCCTGTCCGCTCCTCTGTGGCTTTCATAGAGTGATGTATTCACAGCCTTCACAAGTGGCTACCTTAATGTAATGCATTAGTCCTGAACATATGTGTATTTCTGTGGAGAGCAATGAGGGGCACAGAGGAGGAAtgaaaacaagattaaaaaataaataaaaactcagaGGCTTGTTTCCTATATAGAAATATCGCTTTGCCGCAACAGAACACACGCAGGGTTGAGGCAGAGAGCGGCGAGCTGAAGTGCCGATCTCTGAAAGAGCAGGGACTACAAGAGAGCGGGAGCAGAACAGTGGGATTGTGCGGATTTGTCAGAGAATTCAAAGAGTGCAACGCCGCGGGGGAGTTTCACAGAAATCCCAGTTCATTAAAACTGAATGAACGGTCATTGATTCATTGATAAAAGATTATTCCACACGGATGTTATGTAGTATAATGTTAGAATTAGCATGACCATGAGGAATATCGTCGATCCCACCTTTCGCCCGACAGTTTGTGGTGCGTACCGTTAGCTTTTCCGAGGAGCCTGCGGAATGATAATAGTGTCAAGGAGGCCCTCGGTGGCTCCGCTGCCTCATATCATGCTCAGTCATCTTCACACCCAGTAAAGTCAGCACATTTCTGCTGCCATTAAATTTACTATGGCTCATTGGGGATTGACACTGCACACCATCAGTGTCATTGTAATGCCTTGTGAAATTCAAGCAAAATTCACTTCTTTATGCTCGGAACAATAATTATTACTGGATATTGATACTCTCTTTTATAGAGTTGCATTACATGCTTGGAAGTAATGTATTATTCACCTCACTTCAACTGAAGAACTAATGATTTTTACCCAGACGTCTTTACTTCAACAGGATAATTGTTCCCCCTAATGGCCATGTGCCCAATTGATCATTGCTGCTGTTATTCTATCTATACACTTGACTTACAGGTCCGAAGTTAACGACAGGCAAGGATTTCTTTACTCTAATATTCAGCGGTGGGAGCTGATTTAAAAATGCAGCAAAGAGCTTCTCTGTGAATAACACTGTAGGCTATTAGGGAGTGTTGGGAAATTTTAATGAgaagtcaaatgaaaaaatTGCATGCCTGTGATTAATTTCATTGAGATCTTATTGGTTTGCACTAGAAAATCGGCACAATTATTGTTATCAACACACACCGGGGACGTTTGAGAAACTTTGaaattttcaaaattaaaattgGTGTAGGGTCTCCGACATCCGGACGCTCTGTGAATActgaaagcaaaagaaaatcatGCAGTGCAGCAGGAATGCTAAATATCTCCTTGCAGTTATACTCTGCAGCACAACAGCACCTATTGTTTTGTTGCAGATTAAAGTGGTGATTAAACTGTGATGAATATCTGCtcattgtgatcattatgatgGTTTTAACTTTGCACGCATCAGAGCAGTTGCTTTTGTCTTTGTGGTGTTCCAAGGATGTTAACACTTATTACTTTGTGATGGTCTGTGAACGTTAGTCCTTCAGTCATTAGATCAAAATGCCACATTACATCATGTCAGTTTTTTACTCTTGCATctcaaataaaagttttgagGCTCTATATAGCTCCAATTATCTCTGACGTCGGAGCCAAAGCAGGTCACTGAACTGCAGCAGGAGACGGGGTTGTTTTACTCCAAACATGTTTGAGCTATTTTACAGTCATGCTACCACTTCACTTCACTGCTGTGAGTATTTTCTCTGATTATCATGTTCTATCAGTCAGCACTGCCTGTAGCTTACTGGATTTGAAATATGGCATACAGAGGACTGAAAATCTGCTCAATAAACTGAGCTGAATTCATCAGagatttggtgtgtgtgtacgtgcgctGTGTATCAACACATGTAGGACATGAACAAATCcttaaaagatgaaaatcacatttttaacctTGTTAACTTGTCCACATGGTGTTTTTTATCTCATATTATGAGCAAAACTAGAACGAATCTAAGTTAAGCTCATACCACCGccgacagtccccttatgaaaatcactacatccagatttttttatttggatctgcaccaaatcgtccactcataaatatcagtccccgtaaaatatatgtttttttcatcaagactaGTGGATTAATtcagaaatcaatgaaaatgttttttaaaaaatcatgcatattgaagaaagtgaaaagaaatcctCAATCTGCCCCCCCGATCCAGAAATGCCCCAAAATCGTATGGGTCCCCTGGGTCTTGACCCACCCCTTCACAAAATAGTAGTTTTTAAGTAATCATATTAACATAATATCCTTGACAGCGGTAATAAGCAGTGCCAAGGCCTTCGGCTAGGAGAGTATTTCCACCTCGGAACTGCAGCGCACCAGTGACGCTCTCAGATAAtcagattcagacagccagtgTTTCATAGTTTAGAAACCAATCATGTCTTTCAATATCATTTCACCATAGCATACATCTTATAGCTCTCTTGTGTTGCCTATCTATTTCTACTTTTCTTGTTCtccttctttgtttggtttattggcaggtggcaaccaacatcaatGTGCATAACCGCCATCTactgtgtcttcttcttctccaaactTCTTCAGAAGGCTTAATTCCCCctatttatttcaaactgtattttcatattcatattgttTACTCTATGCCccgccccacacacacacagacaccaccaccaccactcacCCCACCCCCAAACACCCACTGTTGCCTGGGCAACAGGGATCAGTGACATCAAAGCCACATCGTAGCTATGGATCAAAGCTATGGctgataaaaatgtatcaaaggCATTAAAAGCCCTACCGACCTCCCGAAAGCTATAAAACCCTGACTAAGACATTCAGTCTTCACTTGCAGTACTTGGCTTTGTACACTTTAGTTGAGCTTATTGCTGGTATTTTACAGACAACTTCCATTTTGCTTACATTTCTTGGTACGTGAAATTTACTTGGTGTGCTTGGAAATAACTTACggtcaagttatttttattaaaactgaaacaacGACAAAGAATAAGAGTTTCTCAAGATTTCTTAGCAactcacaaagaaaagaagaccATGTTGACGTATGCGGACATCGTGCgagaaggaaacagaagaaTCTTGCAGAGTAGTCTGGCTGTAAAGAAGCctgctgtttctgtgatgcCTGTGAAACAAAAGGCTTCATCTAAcctgaaaaggaagaagggacGTGCTCAAGCCAAGCCTGAGCAGCCACAGGTTACAACTGCATCTTCATCCACCAAGATGGTTAAGGTGACTCCTGAAACTCTTCAGGATTCTACCACAAAGCAGAAgacactgcacctgtctactGAGGAGAGTCTGAAGAAGGTGGTGAACCTCACCCATGAGAAGGCGATGGTCAGGCCTAACTGCCCTGCACTCAAtgctaacacaaacaacatggcagtggaagagaagaagaccaTGCCGTTGACGTATGCGCATATTGTGCGTGAAGGAAAGACCTTGCAGAATAGTATGGCTGCAAAGAAGCctgctgtttctgtgatgcCTGTGAAACAAAAGGCTTCATCTAAcctgaaaaggaagaagggacTCACTCAAGCCCAGCCTGAGCAGCCACAGGTTACAACTGCATCTTCCTCCACCAAGATGGTTAAGGTGACTCCTGAAACTCTTCAGGATTCTACCACAAAGCAGAAgacactgcacctgtctactGAGGAGAGTCTGAAGAAGGTGGTGAACCTCACCTCTGAGAAGGCGATGGTCAGGCCTAACTGCCCTGGACTCAAtgctaacacaaacaacatggcagtggaagagaagaagaccaTGCCGTTGACGTATGCGCATATTGTGCGTGAAGGAAAGACCTTGCAGAATAGTATGGCTGCAAAGAAGCctgctgtttctgtgatgcCTGTGAAACAAAAGGCTTCATCTAAcctgaaaaggaagaagggacGTGCTCAAGCCAAGCCTGAGCAGCCACAGGTTACAACTGCATCTTCCTCCACCAAGATGGTTAAGGTGACTCCTGAAACTCTTCAGGATTCTACCACAAAGCAGAAgacactgcacctgtctactGAGGAGAGTCTGAAGAAGGTGGTGAACCTCACCTCTGAGAAGGCGATGGTCAGGCCTAACTGCCCTGGACTCAAtgctaacacaaacaacatggcagtggaagagaagaagaccaTGCCGTTGACGTATGCGCATATTGTGCATGAAGGAAAGACCTTGCAGAATAGTATGGCTGCAAAGAAGCctgctgtttctgtgatgcCTGTGAAACAAAAGGCTTCATCTAAcctgaaaaggaagaagggacGTGCTCAAGCCAAGCCTGAGCAGCCACAGGTTACAACTGCATCTTCATCCACCAAGATGGTTAAGGTGACTCCTGAAACTCTTCAGGATTCTACCACAAAGCAGAAgacactgcacctgtctactGAGGAGAGTCTGAAGAAGGTGGTGAACCTCACCTCTGAGAAGGCGATGGTCAGGCCTAACTGCCCTGGACTCGAtgctaacacaaacaacatggcagtggaagagaagaagaccaTGCCGTTGACGTATGCGCATATTGTGCGTGAAGGAAAGACCTTGCAGAATAGTATGGCTGCAGAGAAGtctgctgtttctgtgatgcCTGTGAAACAAAAGGCTTCACCTAAcctgaaaaggaagaagggacTCACTCAAGCCCAGCCTGAGCAGCCACAGGTTACAACTGCATCTTCATCCACCAAGATGGTTAAGGTGACTCATGAAACTCTTCAGGATTCTACCACAAAGCAGAAgacactgcacctgtctactGAGGAGAGTCTGAAGAAGGTGGTGAACCTCACCCATGAGAAGGCGATGGTCAGGCCTAACTGCCCTGGACTCGAtgctaacacaaacaacatggcagtggaagagaagaagaccaTGCCGTTGACGTATGCGCATATTGTGCGTGAAGGAAAGACCTTGCAGAATAGTATGGCTGCAAAGAAGCctgctgtttctgtgatgcCTGTGAAACAAAAGGCTTCATCTAAcctgaaaaggaagaagggacGTGCTCAAGCCAAGCCTGAGCAGCCACAGGTTACAACTGCCTCTTCATCCACCAAGATGGTTAAGGAAGCTGAGAGCGACGAGCAACTCAATAACAAGAGGCTGAACTTTGCTGCAATCCTCCTCAGTGAGCTGACTCCTGAAACTCTTCAGGATTCGATCACAAAGCTGAAGACACTGAACCTGTCTACTGAGGAGTGTCTGAAGGAGTTGGTGAACCTCACCTTTGAGAAGGCGATGGTCAGGCCGAAATGCATCGGACTCTATGCCAACATTTGCCACTGCCTCTCTATGGTAAGTCATGCAATCCTTTTACACTgtacatatataatcatataatttCACTATGTTTCCCAAGGAATGTGAGTTGAAATTGTCTAAACAAGTTTCTCCTGTGAATTTCTCGTCTATAGGTCAAAGTCCCATCCACAGCCGATCCAACAGTTGTTGTCAGCTTCCAAACTCTGCTTGGTAGACTCTGCCAAACAGAGTATAACAGCATCTTTGGCAGTAATAacctcaatgagaagagggagaCAACACTCAGTCGCTCAGTGAGCACCATTCAGTTCATAGCGGAGCTCTATAAGAGAAATCTTCTGAGCCAGGCTGCCATGCACAGCTGCATCAAGGGACTTCTAAATATGAAAGATGCAGAGTCTCTGGAGTGCCTGTGTGAGCTCCTCAAGGTTATCAGCCAGGGTCTTGAGGTGGTAACACCCATGTCAGTCATGAATTCATACTATAA is part of the Paralichthys olivaceus isolate ysfri-2021 chromosome 18, ASM2471397v2, whole genome shotgun sequence genome and encodes:
- the LOC138405387 gene encoding uncharacterized protein; the protein is MLTYADIVREGNRRILQSSLAVKKPAVSVMPVKQKASSNLKRKKGRAQAKPEQPQVTTASSSTKMVKVTPETLQDSTTKQKTLHLSTEESLKKVVNLTHEKAMVRPNCPALNANTNNMAVEEKKTMPLTYAHIVREGKTLQNSMAAKKPAVSVMPVKQKASSNLKRKKGLTQAQPEQPQVTTASSSTKMVKVTPETLQDSTTKQKTLHLSTEESLKKVVNLTSEKAMVRPNCPGLNANTNNMAVEEKKTMPLTYAHIVREGKTLQNSMAAKKPAVSVMPVKQKASSNLKRKKGRAQAKPEQPQVTTASSSTKMVKVTPETLQDSTTKQKTLHLSTEESLKKVVNLTSEKAMVRPNCPGLNANTNNMAVEEKKTMPLTYAHIVHEGKTLQNSMAAKKPAVSVMPVKQKASSNLKRKKGRAQAKPEQPQVTTASSSTKMVKVTPETLQDSTTKQKTLHLSTEESLKKVVNLTSEKAMVRPNCPGLDANTNNMAVEEKKTMPLTYAHIVREGKTLQNSMAAEKSAVSVMPVKQKASPNLKRKKGLTQAQPEQPQVTTASSSTKMVKVTHETLQDSTTKQKTLHLSTEESLKKVVNLTHEKAMVRPNCPGLDANTNNMAVEEKKTMPLTYAHIVREGKTLQNSMAAKKPAVSVMPVKQKASSNLKRKKGRAQAKPEQPQVTTASSSTKMVKEAESDEQLNNKRLNFAAILLSELTPETLQDSITKLKTLNLSTEECLKELVNLTFEKAMVRPKCIGLYANICHCLSMVKVPSTADPTVVVSFQTLLGRLCQTEYNSIFGSNNLNEKRETTLSRSVSTIQFIAELYKRNLLSQAAMHSCIKGLLNMKDAESLECLCELLKVISQGLEVVTPMSVMNSYYNQMEAMAKDKMSPRISFMLESTIKSRQNSFLGLKNSEVPQAKDIASRSTASSKLAYRG